One window of the Octopus sinensis linkage group LG3, ASM634580v1, whole genome shotgun sequence genome contains the following:
- the LOC115209353 gene encoding organic cation transporter-like protein isoform X3, translated as MVGLLFGSLLTGPLSDYFGRKKILYGSYFLLLIFQIASGLTVSWQVYCGCRVLIGAFITCVMISNYILPMEFIVPKWRTVVGCVGFWAIGICLTSLWAYLIRDWRILTISSACFGFPFLLTWWFVAESPRWLLTKGKHEEMRKIITDMAQVNKRPIPDFAKLELFIQEDGNNEHVTNTMNGKKGQTTYSYWHLFNSIQNCKFTLILMFGWFVCCSVYYGLLFNTKSLHGDRYINLFLSGIVELPALLFVILVNNKFGRKRTIFLLVSSTGVLSTSVLIFHIFETASNYETVITVIITLAKSTGTGAWAALQVLTAEMFPTVVRSLGIAACSTMARIGAIIAMLILTLDELGKLIPFIIFGIECILFSVVLLFLPETSGLPLKDILNK; from the exons ATGGTAGGATTACTTTTTGGCAGTCTTCTCACTGGTCCACTCTCAGACTATTTTGGCCGGAAAAAAATTCTCTACGGCTCTTacttcttattattaatatttcaaattgCTAGTGGATTAACTGTGTCTTGGCAAGTTTACTGTGGATGCAGAGTCCTCATTGGTGCCTTCATCACTT GTGTAATGATCAGCAATTATATTTTACCTATGGAATTTATTGTTCCAAAATGGCGAACTGTTGTTGGTTGTGTTGGATTCTGGGCAATAGGAATATGTCTGACCTCTCTCTGGGCATATTTAATTCGGGACTGGCGTATTTTAACGATTTCATCTGCATGTTTTGGTTTTCCATTTCTATTAACATGGTG GTTTGTAGCCGAAAGCCCTCGTTGGCTTCTAACTAAAGGAAAACatgaagaaatgagaaaaatcaTAACAGATATGGCACAAGTTAATAAAAGACCTATCCCAGACTTTGCTAaacttgaattatttattcag GAAGATGGTAACAATGAACATGTCACGAATACAATGAATGGGAAGAAAGGACAAACAACATATTCTTACTGGCATCTTTTTAACAGTATTCAAAATTGTAAATTCACTTTAATTCTAATGTTTGGATGGTTTGTGTGCTGTAGTGTGTACTATGGATTACTCTTCAACACCAAAAGTCTTCATGGAGATCGATACATCAACCTTTTCCTATCAGGGATTGTTGAGCTGCCAGCTCTCTTATTCGTCATTCTTGTTAATAACAA GTTTGGTCGTAAGAGGACAATTTTTCTTTTAGTATCAAGCACTGGTGTGTTATCCACTTCGGTCCTGATTTTCCACATATTTG aaaCTGCTAGCAATTACGAGACAGTAATAACAGTTATTATCACATTAGCTAAATCTACAGGAACAGGTGCATGGGCTGCTTTACAAGTTTTAACAGCTGAGATGTTTCCTACAGTTGTCAG gTCTCTCGGCATTGCTGCTTGCTCGACAATGGCCCGTATTGGTGCTATTATTGCCATGTTGATACTTACATTG GACGAATTAGGAAAATTAATACCATTTATCATTTTTGGAATTGAATGTATACTATTTTCTGTTGTACTTCTGTTCCTGCCAGAAACATCTGGATTGCCATTAAAAGACatcttaaataaataa
- the LOC115209353 gene encoding organic cation transporter-like protein isoform X2, with protein MWWNLVCDQSYTITLINTLTMVGLLFGSLLTGPLSDYFGRKKILYGSYFLLLIFQIASGLTVSWQVYCGCRVLIGAFITCVMISNYILPMEFIVPKWRTVVGCVGFWAIGICLTSLWAYLIRDWRILTISSACFGFPFLLTWWFVAESPRWLLTKGKHEEMRKIITDMAQVNKRPIPDFAKLELFIQEDGNNEHVTNTMNGKKGQTTYSYWHLFNSIQNCKFTLILMFGWFVCCSVYYGLLFNTKSLHGDRYINLFLSGIVELPALLFVILVNNKFGRKRTIFLLVSSTGVLSTSVLIFHIFETASNYETVITVIITLAKSTGTGAWAALQVLTAEMFPTVVRSLGIAACSTMARIGAIIAMLILTLDELGKLIPFIIFGIECILFSVVLLFLPETSGLPLKDILNK; from the exons ATGTGG tGGAATCTTGTTTGTGACCAAAGTTATACTATCACTCTAATCAATACCTTAACCATGGTAGGATTACTTTTTGGCAGTCTTCTCACTGGTCCACTCTCAGACTATTTTGGCCGGAAAAAAATTCTCTACGGCTCTTacttcttattattaatatttcaaattgCTAGTGGATTAACTGTGTCTTGGCAAGTTTACTGTGGATGCAGAGTCCTCATTGGTGCCTTCATCACTT GTGTAATGATCAGCAATTATATTTTACCTATGGAATTTATTGTTCCAAAATGGCGAACTGTTGTTGGTTGTGTTGGATTCTGGGCAATAGGAATATGTCTGACCTCTCTCTGGGCATATTTAATTCGGGACTGGCGTATTTTAACGATTTCATCTGCATGTTTTGGTTTTCCATTTCTATTAACATGGTG GTTTGTAGCCGAAAGCCCTCGTTGGCTTCTAACTAAAGGAAAACatgaagaaatgagaaaaatcaTAACAGATATGGCACAAGTTAATAAAAGACCTATCCCAGACTTTGCTAaacttgaattatttattcag GAAGATGGTAACAATGAACATGTCACGAATACAATGAATGGGAAGAAAGGACAAACAACATATTCTTACTGGCATCTTTTTAACAGTATTCAAAATTGTAAATTCACTTTAATTCTAATGTTTGGATGGTTTGTGTGCTGTAGTGTGTACTATGGATTACTCTTCAACACCAAAAGTCTTCATGGAGATCGATACATCAACCTTTTCCTATCAGGGATTGTTGAGCTGCCAGCTCTCTTATTCGTCATTCTTGTTAATAACAA GTTTGGTCGTAAGAGGACAATTTTTCTTTTAGTATCAAGCACTGGTGTGTTATCCACTTCGGTCCTGATTTTCCACATATTTG aaaCTGCTAGCAATTACGAGACAGTAATAACAGTTATTATCACATTAGCTAAATCTACAGGAACAGGTGCATGGGCTGCTTTACAAGTTTTAACAGCTGAGATGTTTCCTACAGTTGTCAG gTCTCTCGGCATTGCTGCTTGCTCGACAATGGCCCGTATTGGTGCTATTATTGCCATGTTGATACTTACATTG GACGAATTAGGAAAATTAATACCATTTATCATTTTTGGAATTGAATGTATACTATTTTCTGTTGTACTTCTGTTCCTGCCAGAAACATCTGGATTGCCATTAAAAGACatcttaaataaataa
- the LOC115209353 gene encoding organic cation transporter protein isoform X1, with translation MFSYEQIFEELRGFGPYQRRLFILVSLLEISAGLAMVLPIFTHAKMNWYCVSANYSEGTNTTVTPDWNNTQRENSNSSDKLLSLSCNALLQKEQCSKIIFDSEFTSIVSEWNLVCDQSYTITLINTLTMVGLLFGSLLTGPLSDYFGRKKILYGSYFLLLIFQIASGLTVSWQVYCGCRVLIGAFITCVMISNYILPMEFIVPKWRTVVGCVGFWAIGICLTSLWAYLIRDWRILTISSACFGFPFLLTWWFVAESPRWLLTKGKHEEMRKIITDMAQVNKRPIPDFAKLELFIQEDGNNEHVTNTMNGKKGQTTYSYWHLFNSIQNCKFTLILMFGWFVCCSVYYGLLFNTKSLHGDRYINLFLSGIVELPALLFVILVNNKFGRKRTIFLLVSSTGVLSTSVLIFHIFETASNYETVITVIITLAKSTGTGAWAALQVLTAEMFPTVVRSLGIAACSTMARIGAIIAMLILTLDELGKLIPFIIFGIECILFSVVLLFLPETSGLPLKDILNK, from the exons ATGTTTAGTTATGAACAAATCTTTGAAGAGTTGCGTGGCTTTGGTCCCTATCAAAGACGACTGTTTATACTGGTTAGTCTTTTAGAAATATCAGCAGGGTTGGCAATGGTTTTACccatttttacacatgccaagaTGAATTGGTATTGTGTTAGTGCTAACTActctgaggggacaaacacaacagtgACCCCTGATTGGAATAACACTCAAAGAGAAAATAGTAACAGTTCTGACAAACTGCTCAGCTTGTCTTGCAATGCATTATTGCAGAAAGAACAATGttctaaaattatatttgattCAGAATTCACATCAATTGTGAGTGAG tGGAATCTTGTTTGTGACCAAAGTTATACTATCACTCTAATCAATACCTTAACCATGGTAGGATTACTTTTTGGCAGTCTTCTCACTGGTCCACTCTCAGACTATTTTGGCCGGAAAAAAATTCTCTACGGCTCTTacttcttattattaatatttcaaattgCTAGTGGATTAACTGTGTCTTGGCAAGTTTACTGTGGATGCAGAGTCCTCATTGGTGCCTTCATCACTT GTGTAATGATCAGCAATTATATTTTACCTATGGAATTTATTGTTCCAAAATGGCGAACTGTTGTTGGTTGTGTTGGATTCTGGGCAATAGGAATATGTCTGACCTCTCTCTGGGCATATTTAATTCGGGACTGGCGTATTTTAACGATTTCATCTGCATGTTTTGGTTTTCCATTTCTATTAACATGGTG GTTTGTAGCCGAAAGCCCTCGTTGGCTTCTAACTAAAGGAAAACatgaagaaatgagaaaaatcaTAACAGATATGGCACAAGTTAATAAAAGACCTATCCCAGACTTTGCTAaacttgaattatttattcag GAAGATGGTAACAATGAACATGTCACGAATACAATGAATGGGAAGAAAGGACAAACAACATATTCTTACTGGCATCTTTTTAACAGTATTCAAAATTGTAAATTCACTTTAATTCTAATGTTTGGATGGTTTGTGTGCTGTAGTGTGTACTATGGATTACTCTTCAACACCAAAAGTCTTCATGGAGATCGATACATCAACCTTTTCCTATCAGGGATTGTTGAGCTGCCAGCTCTCTTATTCGTCATTCTTGTTAATAACAA GTTTGGTCGTAAGAGGACAATTTTTCTTTTAGTATCAAGCACTGGTGTGTTATCCACTTCGGTCCTGATTTTCCACATATTTG aaaCTGCTAGCAATTACGAGACAGTAATAACAGTTATTATCACATTAGCTAAATCTACAGGAACAGGTGCATGGGCTGCTTTACAAGTTTTAACAGCTGAGATGTTTCCTACAGTTGTCAG gTCTCTCGGCATTGCTGCTTGCTCGACAATGGCCCGTATTGGTGCTATTATTGCCATGTTGATACTTACATTG GACGAATTAGGAAAATTAATACCATTTATCATTTTTGGAATTGAATGTATACTATTTTCTGTTGTACTTCTGTTCCTGCCAGAAACATCTGGATTGCCATTAAAAGACatcttaaataaataa